In Aegilops tauschii subsp. strangulata cultivar AL8/78 chromosome 3, Aet v6.0, whole genome shotgun sequence, one genomic interval encodes:
- the LOC109771905 gene encoding uncharacterized protein, whose protein sequence is MASAAPFSGSLLRLTKPVTPQPPFFSPPPSCSHFHLRTRPRKAKRPIDGALASSSMAAAQPQTRDVQQQGAEEAMKLLFVEMGVGYDQHGQDITSAAVRACKDAISSNSIPAFRRGSIPGVNSEQMKLQIKLGVPRPVQHLLDFERIKAVFPYGEITSCEVVDGGMICSSGTCIEAMGDKNDDCYIVNAAVYVGY, encoded by the exons ATGGCATCAGCAGCGCCATTCTCCGGCAGTCTCCTTCGCCTGACAAAACCAGTAACACCACAACCCCCGTTCTTCTCCCCTCCGCCGTCTTGCTCCCACTTCCACCTTCGAACCCGACCCCGCAAGGCAAAGAGGCCAATCGACGGAGCCCTCGCCTCCTCTTCCATGGCGGCAGCCCAGCCCCAGACGCGCGATGTCCAACAACAAGGGGCGGAGGAGGCCATGAAGCTGCTGTTCGTCGAGATGGGCGTCGGGTACGACCAGCACGGACAGGACATCACTTCCGCCGCCGTGCGCGCCTGCAAGGATGCCATCTCCTCCAACTCCATCCCCGCCTTCCGCCGCG GGTCGATACCAGGGGTGAACAGTGAGCAGATGAAGCTGCAGATCAAGCTGGGTGTCCCGAGGCCGGTGCAGCATCTGTTGGACTTTGAGAGAATCAAGGCCGTCTTCCCCTA TGGTGAGATCACCAGCTGCGAGGTCGTTGACGGTGGGATGATCTGTTCAAGTGGAACATGCATCGAAGCAATGGGAGATAAAAACGATGACTGCTACATTGTCAATGCTGCAGTCTACGTCGGTTACTAA